TCAGTGCCTTGATGGGGCGACTGTCGCAAAACGGATAGATCAGGAATTCGTCGGGATCGACCACCAGCGTCCAATGCCCATGGCAATACCGCCGCTTCAAGGCGTTCATCCAATCCACTCCGAAGCGTGCGTCTTTGTAGCTACCGGAGGTATGCCACACCGAGATATCGGCCTGCCCCGTGAGATGCTTCATCACGCCATCGGTGCTGCCATTGTCGACAATCAGGAAGTGATCGATCCCAAGATCTCGATAGTAGCTAAGGAAATACGGCATGCGGATCGCTTCGTTAAACAGCGTGCAGACCAAAAGTGTATCACCGGGCTTGATGCATCCTGTATTGTCTTGAACCGCAGAAAGTTGGCGCGATTTTCGGCGCGCGCGCAGCAAATAGCGTTTCCGCCGCAGCCTCAGCTTATAGGTGCTCCAAAGCCCCACCTAACGCATTTCCTTTTGACTTATCGTACCGCTTAGCGACCGAGATTCTACGCTCGGTTTGATTTCCGACAATATGTCATGGTTTTAGGGACTCGCATAACGAAATATGCTCGGGCTGGCTAAATCTAGGGGCGATCTTTGCGCGAGGCGATGTCGAGCTGTTTGGACCCTTTTCCAATGCCGATCAGGTCCAAACTCTCTAATTGCTCCGGGCCTTCGTACCGCAAGCAAGTCTCGTCCCAAAGGACTGGGCTGGAGGCCACATCATCGTAATATCCGTCAAACAATTCTGGCCGCGTAAAATGCTCTCCACGTTGTTTTTCAATTTCCGATTTGGAAACAATCTCTGGCAAGAATTTTGTGTGCAACAGAGCCCCCGAAGGCGTATCGCCGCCCGGACCGTCGTAAATCATGTTCAGCTGCGGTGGCAGGATTGAATGAGTAGAAATCACATAGGCCCAGCGCCTATTCCACTTCATCAAGGGCAGTTTATTCAGGGTCGGAGACCGACGCGGGCGGGTTTCAAAAAACTTTCTTTCCCTTAACCCACCCTGCACCCAAAGGTTATTCAACGGGCCTTGGCGCTCACGCCGATACGGACCGGGATCGAAAAAAGGCAATGTTTCAACGGGATCTTGCCCTGCTTCGTAAACCGCATCGCCCAACGCGTCTTTCGGAGCCATATCAAGCATCAAGGCGCCAAACCCGATTTGCGCGTTCTGATCCAGAACCGATGTTAGGCTCGGCAAATCGGCACCCAAAGCTTTGGGAAAGACAAACAACTCGTCTGCATCCACAGTTAGGCACCAGTGTCCGTGACCATATTGCCCCAAGAGCCGATTGATCCAATCCATCCCAAACCGCGACGTGCGATAGCTCGCCTTTGTTTCCCAAATGGAAACATCAGGGTGACCCCTCAGCAGAGCGCGCGTGCCATCATAGCTGCCATTGTCCACGATCAGAAAGTGATCGACCCCGAGGCTGCGGTAGTAGTCCAGAAAATACGGCAGGCGATTTTCTTCGTTCCGCACGACAGCAAAGAGCAAAATGTCATGAGATGCGATCTGATCGCTGTTGTTCTGAACCGCCTTCAGGTGACGCCGAGCGCGAAAAGCACGCCACAATAATCCCTGCCTACGTCGCCTAAGTCTTAGGCGACGCCACATTTTTGGGCGTTTATAGTCGAGCGAGCCTACGTCGGGCATTCACAAAAGCCTTTTAGGTTTGCGCAGCAGATCTGCTGGCAAACCTAAAAACTTCCTGCTCTTAACCCAATAGATATTTTCGACTATTCCGCCGCAGTCCGTAGCATCAACATGGATTGCAGATACTCCATCAACTCGTCGCGCAATTCGTCACGCTCTAGCGCGCAGGCGACGGTCGCTTGCAAAAAGCCTGCTTTCGATCCGCAGTCAAACCGCGTGCCTTGGAATTTATACCCAAAGACGCCACGCTGATCTTCGATCTCTTTGGCGATGGCGTCTGTGAGCTGGATCTCTCCGCCCGCGCCGGTGCCCGTTGAGTCCAGGTTCCGCAGCACTTGAGGCGACAGGATATAGCGCCCGATCACGGCCAGGTTCGACGGCGCCTCCTCTCGGGAGGGTTTTTCAACCATGCCATTCACAGAAACCACATTGCCCACATGAGTGTTGATGTCCAAAACGCCATAAGAAGAGATCTTGTGGTTCGGTACTTCCATCGCCGCCACCATGGAGCCACCCTCATAGGCGTCGACCATCTGTTTTAGGCAAGACACATCGGATTTAATAACATCGTCCGGAAGTAGCACCGCAAAAGGTTCATCCCCGATCAGACGTCGCGCACACCAAACCGCGTGCCCAAGGCCCAGCGCCTGATTTTGACGCACGTAGGCGATGGCTCCGCTCGGCAGGGTGGCCTTCTCAACCTCGGACAAGAGTTCCGTTTTGCCCTTGGCCGCCAGCTTGCTTTCAAGCTCGGGCGCTGCGTCAAAGTAATCTTCAAGCGCGGATTTCCCGCGAGACGTCACGAAGATGAACTCTTCAATGCCAGCTTCACGCGCCTCATCGATCGCATATTGAATGAGCGGGCGGTCCACCAAAGTCAGAATCTCTTTTGGGATGGATTTGGTCGCCGGAAGAAACCGCGTGCCCATGCCGGCCACAGGAAAAACCGCCTTTGTAATGCGTTGTTTTGACATCAAAAATCACCTCTTACTATGGATCACTGGCGGGCTTTACCTTTAGCGTCCGAATCCTTGCTATCCGATTACCGCGTCCAAAATTTGGCAAAACTTCGACCGCGTTTAGTTAACGGAAACCGAGACCTGCGCCGCATACGGTCACGGGATTTGACGTTAGTCGTGGAGGGAAAAAACACGCCAAATCATCCGTGACCGGCTTGGGCTTGCCCCGCCGTCGGTAAACAGAATGACTTGGATTTGAGGGAATTTCTCTGGGCAGAGCGATAATCGCCCTACCCAGACGGATGATGGACCCATCCGAAGCTGTGAAGATTGCCCCGTACGGGACGCCTTAAGCGGGTTTCAGATCCACACTAGCGGCAAAGGCAATGAAGAAGGGATTCGCGAATCCCTCTTTGCCGTAGACCAGTGGGCTGTGGTCATCAAAGCGCACCACTTGGCCGCCAGCACCTGCGAGAACCGCGTGACCTGCAGCCGTATCCCACTCCATCGTGCGACCGACGCGCGGGTAAAGATCTGCTTCGCCCGTTGCCACCAGGCAGAATTTCAAAGACGAGCCCGCGCTCTTGCTGTCTTTGACCGCATATTGGTTGATGTAGTCATCAGTTGCCTGATCGCGGTGCGATTTGGACGCGACGATCATGAGCGCGTCATTATCAGCTTCTGACACGTGGATTGCTCGTGTCTCGCCTATGGTGGTCAGATCAAAATCACCGACTTCTTCGACCGCAGAGCCATCGGCCAAGGTGAAGAACATCCTCTGGCGCGCAGGCGCATAGACAACGCCACGGGTTGGGACGCCGTTTTCCACATAGGCAATGTTCACGGTGAAATCGCCGCGGCGGTTGATGAATTCTTTGGTGCCGTCTAGGGGATCGACAATCAGGAAGGTATCCACGTCCTGATCGTGGCTGTCTGATTGTTCCTCCGTGACCAGAGCAACGTCGGGAAAGGCCGCAGTGAGGCCTGCGGAAATCAACGCATCTGCCGCCTGATCTGCGATGGTGACAGGGCTGTCGTCGGACTTGAGTTCTACGTCGAAATCGTCGGACTCATAGATCTCCATGATCTTTGCACCGGCCTCAATCGCCAGTTTCCGCATAACTTCGGTCAATTTGTCGTAATTCACTGCCTGCTCCAGCCTCAAGATTCGTTGAAGTTTTCGTTCGGTTTTCTTATGATGACTTCACGACGGAACAGCAAGAAGTCCGCCACCGCCCGCGCGAAATTGCCCGGCACCCGAGCAGAAAGGCTGACAGCAGGCATGTTTGAGCAGTCAGGTCCAAGAACGACTTTGCAATCGGCAATCACAATTGCCGAGCTTGTGTATCATTCGATTGTTCGGATGGTGCGCAAAACCCATGGCAACGCAGTCATGTCGATCCTGCTGAATATGATGCAGGCGGCGATCTTTGTTCTGGCGTTTTTCTTTATGTTTTCGCTACTAGGCCTCAAGGGCGCAGCAATCCGGGGTGATTTCCTTTTGTATATTATGTCGGGGATTTTCCTCTTCATGACCCACACCAAGACCATGGGCGCTGTGGTCGGCAGTGAGGGGCCAAGCTCTCCGATGATGAAACACGCGCCAATGAATACGGCGATTGCAATTTTGGCGGCGGCTTTGGGGACGCTCTATATCCAGATGCTCTCGCTGTTGGGGATCCTGTTTATTTACCACGTGGCCTTTACGCCCGTGGTGATCGAAGATCCGATGGGCGCGCTGGCGATGCTGATGCTGGCCTGGTTCACGGGCATGGGTGTGGGGCTGATCTTTCTGGCGATCAAACCGTGGTTCCCGACCTTTGTCAGTGTTCTGAACACGGTCTATGCGCGGGCCAATATGATCGCCTCGGGCAAGATGTTTGCGGCCAACACGCTGCCAAGCTTTATGCTGGCGATGTTTGACTGGAACCCGCTGTTTCACGCGATTGACCAAGCACGGGGATACACATTCATCAACTATGTGCCGCGCAATACCTCTGTGATGTACCCTCTGATTGTCGGATTGGTGCTTTTGATGATAGGCTTGATGGGAGAGTTTTATACCCGCCGGCAGGCGTCTCTTAGCTGGTCTTCGCGTCGATGAAACATGTCCTTGCAGTTCTTCTTCTGACCCCAAGCCTGGGTTTGGCAGATGGGCATTTACCGCCGAATGTGCCTAGCCTTGCTGATGTGACAGGCGTTGCCAGCAATGACAGCCTGAATGTGCGTGTTGATCCGCATCACAGCACAGACATCGTGGGCACCTTGGATCACAATGCCACGGACGTCGAAATCGTGGATCACTCGTCAGATGGGCGCTGGGCACTGGTCAACAGCGGTGAAGTGAGCGGTTGGGTGCGCAATAAGTTTTTGACCCAGACCTCGGACGCGCCATGGCATGAGTTTGAAACGCCACTGGCTTGTGTTGGCACAGAGCCTTTCTGGTTCTTTGGTCTGAGCGGAGGGGCGAGTGTGGCGACGTTTGAAGCCATCGATGTCGCTCCGACAGCCTTTGCTGTGGACTGGACCAGCGGTTTGGTTGCCCGCCCTACTCGGGAAATTGGACTGGGCGCTGGCAGCTCTGACGCGGGCTTTTCTGCTTTGATCGAAGAAGGGGCCTGCAGCGATGGTATGTCTGATCGCAGTTTTGCCCTGACGCTTCGCCTGTTCATTCATCAGGATGGCGCGACCGCAGGGTATGGCGGCTGTTGCTCTCTTGATCCCTGACCCCGGATTTTTTGAAAAAATCCGAAGTCTTTTTCTTTCAAAGAAAAAGCCCTACTCGACCGCCCGCAATGTCAAATTGATGCGACCACCTTTCGGCAACAGCGTCGACGAGCCAAAACGGATCTTATCCACGCCGTGATAGGCCAGCCGCGCCGCACCGCCCATGACAACCACATCACCAGATTTCAACCAAAGCGACTCAGTCGACCCGCCACGCTCGACAGATCCCATGCGAAACAGAGCCTCATCCCCCAAGGACACAGACACAACCGGCCAGTCAAAATTGCCTTCATCCTTGTCCTGATGCATGCCCATCTTGGCGCCTTCGCCGTAGAAATTGACCAAACAACAATCCGGAGACCGCGCAACGCCCGACACCGCCTCCCAAATCGCCAAAACAGAGGCCGGGATCGGTGGCCAGTCCATCCCATCCGGATGTTGCGCCTGATAACGATAGCCCGACCGGTCCGTCACCCAGCCCAGAGCCCCACCCGAGGTCATTTTGACCGACATTTTCCGCCCACCCCGCGTGACCGGCGCAAACATCGGCGCAGCCTTGGCAATGGCACGAATATCCGCGACCAATTCCTCTTGCTCGGAGCGCGACAAAAGCTTTTGAAACACGTCAAAACCGCGAATCTTCAGCGGTGCCGCCAAGTTCATTCGTATATCCTCACATTCACTCCCAAGATTCCTGCGAAAATTGGCTTTTAAGCCCCAATCTCACGCTTGCAGCACCTATTTAGCATCCCTATATACGCTTCGAAGCGTCTTGGCTGAATGGTCAAACGCAGCAGGATCGGGGCGAGATGCCAAAACGGGTCTTCGCTCCGGAACATCGCCTTAAGTTAGAAGGGATATGACATGGGTAAAGTAATTGGGATTGAC
This is a stretch of genomic DNA from Cognatishimia activa. It encodes these proteins:
- the cysQ gene encoding 3'(2'),5'-bisphosphate nucleotidase CysQ translates to MRKLAIEAGAKIMEIYESDDFDVELKSDDSPVTIADQAADALISAGLTAAFPDVALVTEEQSDSHDQDVDTFLIVDPLDGTKEFINRRGDFTVNIAYVENGVPTRGVVYAPARQRMFFTLADGSAVEEVGDFDLTTIGETRAIHVSEADNDALMIVASKSHRDQATDDYINQYAVKDSKSAGSSLKFCLVATGEADLYPRVGRTMEWDTAAGHAVLAGAGGQVVRFDDHSPLVYGKEGFANPFFIAFAASVDLKPA
- a CDS encoding SH3 domain-containing protein, with product MKHVLAVLLLTPSLGLADGHLPPNVPSLADVTGVASNDSLNVRVDPHHSTDIVGTLDHNATDVEIVDHSSDGRWALVNSGEVSGWVRNKFLTQTSDAPWHEFETPLACVGTEPFWFFGLSGGASVATFEAIDVAPTAFAVDWTSGLVARPTREIGLGAGSSDAGFSALIEEGACSDGMSDRSFALTLRLFIHQDGATAGYGGCCSLDP
- a CDS encoding ABC transporter permease, giving the protein MFEQSGPRTTLQSAITIAELVYHSIVRMVRKTHGNAVMSILLNMMQAAIFVLAFFFMFSLLGLKGAAIRGDFLLYIMSGIFLFMTHTKTMGAVVGSEGPSSPMMKHAPMNTAIAILAAALGTLYIQMLSLLGILFIYHVAFTPVVIEDPMGALAMLMLAWFTGMGVGLIFLAIKPWFPTFVSVLNTVYARANMIASGKMFAANTLPSFMLAMFDWNPLFHAIDQARGYTFINYVPRNTSVMYPLIVGLVLLMIGLMGEFYTRRQASLSWSSRR
- the galU gene encoding UTP--glucose-1-phosphate uridylyltransferase GalU, which gives rise to MSKQRITKAVFPVAGMGTRFLPATKSIPKEILTLVDRPLIQYAIDEAREAGIEEFIFVTSRGKSALEDYFDAAPELESKLAAKGKTELLSEVEKATLPSGAIAYVRQNQALGLGHAVWCARRLIGDEPFAVLLPDDVIKSDVSCLKQMVDAYEGGSMVAAMEVPNHKISSYGVLDINTHVGNVVSVNGMVEKPSREEAPSNLAVIGRYILSPQVLRNLDSTGTGAGGEIQLTDAIAKEIEDQRGVFGYKFQGTRFDCGSKAGFLQATVACALERDELRDELMEYLQSMLMLRTAAE
- a CDS encoding glycosyltransferase family 2 protein — protein: MWRAFRARRHLKAVQNNSDQIASHDILLFAVVRNEENRLPYFLDYYRSLGVDHFLIVDNGSYDGTRALLRGHPDVSIWETKASYRTSRFGMDWINRLLGQYGHGHWCLTVDADELFVFPKALGADLPSLTSVLDQNAQIGFGALMLDMAPKDALGDAVYEAGQDPVETLPFFDPGPYRRERQGPLNNLWVQGGLRERKFFETRPRRSPTLNKLPLMKWNRRWAYVISTHSILPPQLNMIYDGPGGDTPSGALLHTKFLPEIVSKSEIEKQRGEHFTRPELFDGYYDDVASSPVLWDETCLRYEGPEQLESLDLIGIGKGSKQLDIASRKDRP
- a CDS encoding alpha-ketoglutarate-dependent dioxygenase AlkB family protein; this encodes MNLAAPLKIRGFDVFQKLLSRSEQEELVADIRAIAKAAPMFAPVTRGGRKMSVKMTSGGALGWVTDRSGYRYQAQHPDGMDWPPIPASVLAIWEAVSGVARSPDCCLVNFYGEGAKMGMHQDKDEGNFDWPVVSVSLGDEALFRMGSVERGGSTESLWLKSGDVVVMGGAARLAYHGVDKIRFGSSTLLPKGGRINLTLRAVE